A segment of the Flavobacteriales bacterium genome:
GAAGGCGCCCAGCACCGGGTCGATTCGCCCGAAGAAGTCGAGGATGTCGTTCATGCGGATTCAACTTGCAGATGGTGGCTCACGTCCTTGCTAAGGCTGAAGGCGGCGCCGCGCTGCGGTTTCACATCCATGCTGCCATCGAAGGCATGCACCTCCTGGATCGCGAGCTCGCTGCCGATGCGCAGGCCTTTGGCGTCGAGCAGGCGCAGCAGGCCATCGGTGGTCTCGCTCACGGCGGCGATGCGCACCTGCTCGCCTGCCTTGCACGCGTCGAGGCGCTTGGTCCGGCGCTCGCGGATGCGGCCGTTACGGTCAGGGATGGGATCGCCATGAGGGTCAAAGGCCGGCTTGCCGAGGTAGGCATCGAGCTTGTCGGTGAGCTTTTCGCTGGCCACGTGCTCGAGCTGTTCGGCCACTTCGTGCACCTCGTCCCAGCCGAAGCCGAGGCGGTCCACCAGGAAGGTCTCCCAGAGCCGGTGCTTGCGCACGAGCTGCAAGGCGAGGGCCTGTCCCTTGGCCGTGAGCTTCACGCCGTAATAGGGCTCGTGCTTGAGCCAGCCCTTATCCGCGAGTTTCTTGAGCATGTCCGTGACGCTGCTCGCCTTGGTGCGCAGGCGCTCGGCGATGTCCTTGTTGGAGGCGCGGTCGGCCTCCTGCAAGAGGGCGTACACGGCCTTGATATGGTCCTCTTCGCTGCGGGTGAGCATGATTCTGCGTCAAAAGTAGAAAAAAAATTAGACAGGACTAAATTCGTGATAGATTCGCGGCGTGATTCGCTGGTGGATAACCTCCTTCTTCGCGCTGGTCGCCGGGCAGGCCCTTGGCCAATGCGGGGTGAGGGGCGCCGTTCGCTCGGCAGAAGGACCCTTGCCTTTCGCGAGCGTGGCGGTGGAAGGGACCTCGCGCGGGACAGCGGCGGGCGCCGATGGCCGATTCGAGTTGAGCGATATGCCATGCGGAAGCGTGCGGCTGATCTTCTCTGCCGTCGGCCACGCCCGAACGGCGAAGGCCTTCACCCTGGGTAACGGAACGCTTGATGGGGGCACGATCACCTTGGCCGCGACGAGCAATGAGCTTGACGAGGTGGTGGTCACGGGAACGATGAAGGAAGTGAGCCGCAGCGAGAGCCCGGTGCCGATCGAGGTGATCACGCCGAAGCTCTTCCGGCGCAATCCATCGCCCGCGCTCTTCGATGCGATCGGCATGGTGAACGGCGTGCGGCCGCAGATCAATTGCAGCGTGTGCAACACCGGCGACATCCATATCAACGGCATGGAAGGGCCCTACACCATGGTGCTCATCGATGGCATGCCCATCGTGAGCGGACTGAGCACCGTGTATGGGCTGAGCGGCATCCCGCTGGGATTGATCGAGCGCGTGGAGGTGATGAAAGGACCGGGCTCGGCGCTCTACGGCAGCGAGGCCATGGGCGGCATCATCAATGTTATCACCAAGGACCCTGCGCTGGCGCCTCGGCTCACGGCCGATGCGTTCACCACCGGCTGGAATGAGGTGAACGTTGATGCCGGCGTGCGATCGGGCAGAGCCGAAGGCCGCTTGAACAACCTCTTCGGCGTGAATGCCTTCTGGTACGATGACCCGCGCGATGAGAATGGGGACGGCTTCACCGACCTCGCCCTCAGCAAGCGCCTCAGCCTATTCAATAAGTTGAATCTCCGCAGGCCGGAACGACGCGTGGCGAGCGTAGCTGCGCGATACGTGCGCGAGGACCGCTGGGGCGGACAGATGGATTGGACGCCCGCCTTCCAAGGAGGCGACAGCATCTACGGCGAGAGCATCCTCACCGATCGCGTGGAGCTGATCGGGCAGTATCAGCTGCCCATCAAGCCGAAGGTGCTCGCACAGTTGAGCTTCAACCGGCACTTCCAGGACAGCTACTACGGCACCACGCGCTACACCGCTGATCAGCGCATCCTATTCGGGCAGGCGTACTGGCAGCAGCGCATCGGCGCACAGCATGATTTGACCGCCGGAGCGGCGTACCGCTTCACCTACTATGACGATGGCACGCCAGCGACCCCATTGCCGCAACGTTCGCCATTGCCAGGCCTCTTCCTGCAGGACGAATGGCGCTTCGCCGATGCGCAGACCCTGCTGCTCGGATATCGCATCGACCACGATCGTGTGCATGGGCTCGTGCATTCGCCACGCCTAGCCTACAAGTTCGCGCCGAGCGGGCGGTGGGCGGTGCGTGGCAGCTTCGGCACCGGATTCCGCGTGGTGAACCTCTTCACCGAGGACCACGCCGCCCTCACCGGCGCGCGCGAGGTGCTCATTACGGAGGAGCTCCGGCCTGAGCGTTCGCTCAATGGCACGCTCAACGTGGTGCGCAGGTGGACCGGAGAGCGAAATGCACTCAGCCTCGATGGGCAGGTTTTCTACACATGGTTCAGCAACCGCATCGTGCCCGATTACGATACCGACCCCGACCGCATCCTCTACGCCAACCTCGATGGTCATGGGGTATCCCAAGGCGCGGCGCTCACCGCCGAAGCCCGCATCGGCAAGTGGTTCCAGTTCATGGCAGGCATCACGTACATGGATGTTTACAATGAGGTCAGGGATGCGGATCGGGCGGTGATGCGGGTCGATCAGGTCTTCGCGCCGGATTGGTCGGGCACCTTCTCGGCGGGCATGAACCTGCCGAAGCGCTTCACGATCGATCTCACCGGCCAGTGGTACGGCCCGATGCGCTTGCCCGTGCTGCCTGACGATTATCGGCCGGAATACAGCCCGACCCATGCCATCGCCAACGTGCAAGTGAAGAAGGTGCTGGGCGATGGGCTCGAATTCTATGGCGGGGTGAAGAACCTGTTCGATTTCGTGCCGCGCGACCCGCTGATGCGCCCCCATGACCCCTTCGATGCCAGCGCCAACGACCCGGTGGACAATCCCAACGGTTACAGCTTCGATACGGCGTACATCTACGCGCCCCTGCAGGGACGACGCTGGTTCCTCGGGCTGCGGTTCACGCTGGGGTGAAGGCGCCCCGTTGAACAGCCGCTGTGGCCTGCGTTCAATCCTGCCGCTGCCAGTTGCGCTCGATCACCTCCAGCAATTCGTTGTGGATGGCGCTGTTGCTGGCCAGGATCTCCTCGTCGAATACTGGATCCTTGCTGGGGCGGAATCCGGTGACCTTGCCGCCAGCCTCGCGCACCAGCAGCACGCCAGCAGCCACATCCCAGCTATTGAGGCCATACTCATAGAAGGCCTCGAAACGGCCGCAGGCCACGTAGGCGAGATCGGCGGCTGCGCTGCCTAAGCGGCGGATGCCGCGCGTGCGGTGCATCAGCTCCCGCAGCAGATCCATGTACTCCTGCTCATGGCCGAAGTCGTCGTATGGGAAGCCGGTGGCGAGCAGGCTGTCCTGCAAGGTGCTGCGCTCGCTCACGCGGATCGGCAGGCCGTTGAGATAGGCCCCGCCGCCGCGCCAGGCCGTGAAGCGCTCATCGCGCGTGACCTCGTGCA
Coding sequences within it:
- a CDS encoding inositol monophosphatase produces the protein MDLRKLTDQVAALSVDVASFIRSESGKLTEARVSAKSANNLVTHVDHVSEDRLVEGLEKLVPDAGFIAEEGSGEQAERFNWVIDPLDGTTNFVHGVPCYCISIALLDGTEPLLGVVHEVTRDERFTAWRGGGAYLNGLPIRVSERSTLQDSLLATGFPYDDFGHEQEYMDLLRELMHRTRGIRRLGSAAADLAYVACGRFEAFYEYGLNSWDVAAGVLLVREAGGKVTGFRPSKDPVFDEEILASNSAIHNELLEVIERNWQRQD
- a CDS encoding metal-dependent transcriptional regulator, with the translated sequence MLTRSEEDHIKAVYALLQEADRASNKDIAERLRTKASSVTDMLKKLADKGWLKHEPYYGVKLTAKGQALALQLVRKHRLWETFLVDRLGFGWDEVHEVAEQLEHVASEKLTDKLDAYLGKPAFDPHGDPIPDRNGRIRERRTKRLDACKAGEQVRIAAVSETTDGLLRLLDAKGLRIGSELAIQEVHAFDGSMDVKPQRGAAFSLSKDVSHHLQVESA